In Candidatus Hamiltonella defensa 5AT (Acyrthosiphon pisum), one genomic interval encodes:
- the rsmA gene encoding 16S rRNA (adenine(1518)-N(6)/adenine(1519)-N(6))-dimethyltransferase RsmA, which produces MNRKLYQGHFAKKRFGQNFLTDEFVIDQIISSIHPSPEQTLIEIGPGLGALTLPLADQMDKILVIELDRHLADRLNQHPQLKDKLILYQQDVMTVNFSELSATFKQPLRILGNLPYNISTPLLFHLFKDIHRIDDMHFMLQREVVNRLLAAPNTKAYGRLSVMVQYHCKVIPILEVPPDAFTPIPKVYSAMIRLLPYRSLSHPYPVTDIERLNLVTRQAFNQRRKTLHNSLGALFTDQELAETGICPKLRAENVSVEQYCLLANRLH; this is translated from the coding sequence ATGAACCGTAAACTTTATCAGGGGCATTTTGCAAAAAAACGCTTTGGCCAAAATTTTTTAACAGATGAATTTGTTATTGATCAAATTATTTCATCGATCCATCCTTCACCTGAACAAACATTAATTGAAATTGGCCCAGGATTAGGGGCGTTAACACTCCCTCTAGCCGATCAGATGGATAAAATTCTGGTCATTGAATTAGATCGTCATTTGGCTGATCGCTTAAATCAGCATCCTCAATTAAAAGATAAGCTAATTTTGTATCAACAAGACGTCATGACCGTGAATTTTTCAGAATTATCAGCGACTTTTAAGCAACCCCTCCGGATATTGGGTAATTTGCCTTATAACATTTCTACACCATTACTGTTTCATCTATTTAAAGATATTCACCGCATTGATGACATGCACTTTATGTTGCAAAGAGAGGTCGTTAACCGTTTGTTGGCAGCCCCAAACACGAAAGCCTACGGGCGTTTAAGTGTCATGGTGCAATATCATTGCAAGGTGATCCCCATATTGGAGGTGCCTCCTGATGCTTTTACCCCCATACCTAAAGTATATTCAGCGATGATTCGATTGCTTCCATACCGATCTTTGTCGCATCCTTATCCTGTCACAGATATAGAGCGGCTTAACCTTGTGACAAGACAAGCCTTTAATCAAAGGAGAAAAACACTGCATAATAGTCTAGGCGCTCTATTTACTGACCAAGAATTGGCTGAAACAGGAATTTGCCCAAAACTTAGAGCAGAAAATGTGTCCGTTGAACAATATTGCCTTTTAGCAAATCGGCTTCACTAG
- the pdxA gene encoding 4-hydroxythreonine-4-phosphate dehydrogenase PdxA: MMNDNKPILITPGEPAGIGPDLVIALAQQHWPVELVVCADPDLLSARAKQMNLPLTLKQYHPKKDSQPCLPSTLSVLPVKVKTTVIAGMLNVNNAPYVIDTLMQACDRCLASEFSALVTGPIQKSVINEAGIPFIGHTEFFAQRCKCSMVVMMLASKKLKVALATTHLPLSAVSSAVTQDHLKQVIRILNHDLKTKFGISHPHIYVCGLNPHAGENGHLGKEEIDVIIPALNLLRQEGMTLIGPLSADTIFHEKYLKHADVILAMYHDQGLPVLKYQGFGQSVNVTLGLPFIRTSVDHGTALDIAGTGKAKVGSFASAVNLAIDMIVKSDEP; the protein is encoded by the coding sequence ATGATGAATGACAATAAACCTATTCTCATCACGCCTGGTGAACCTGCTGGCATTGGTCCCGACTTAGTGATCGCTTTGGCACAACAGCATTGGCCTGTTGAGTTGGTTGTTTGTGCTGATCCTGATTTATTATCGGCACGAGCCAAACAGATGAATTTACCCCTGACATTGAAACAGTATCACCCCAAAAAAGACAGTCAGCCCTGTCTGCCCTCCACATTGAGCGTTTTACCCGTTAAAGTAAAAACCACCGTGATCGCGGGGATGCTGAATGTCAACAATGCGCCTTATGTGATAGACACACTGATGCAAGCTTGTGATCGTTGTTTAGCCAGTGAATTTAGCGCCCTGGTCACGGGGCCGATTCAAAAGAGTGTCATCAATGAAGCGGGCATTCCTTTTATAGGTCATACTGAATTTTTTGCGCAACGATGCAAATGCTCAATGGTCGTGATGATGTTAGCCAGCAAAAAACTTAAAGTGGCATTAGCGACCACTCATTTGCCTTTATCAGCGGTATCGAGTGCGGTGACTCAAGATCACCTAAAACAAGTTATTCGTATTCTCAATCACGACCTTAAAACCAAATTTGGGATATCTCATCCCCACATCTATGTTTGTGGACTAAACCCTCATGCTGGTGAAAACGGCCATCTAGGAAAAGAAGAAATTGACGTTATCATTCCTGCACTCAATTTGTTACGTCAAGAAGGGATGACACTCATTGGGCCTTTATCTGCAGATACGATATTTCATGAAAAATACTTAAAACACGCTGATGTGATCTTAGCCATGTACCACGATCAAGGATTACCTGTATTGAAATATCAAGGATTCGGCCAATCGGTCAATGTTACGCTAGGGTTGCCTTTTATTAGGACATCTGTAGATCATGGTACTGCGTTGGATATAGCAGGCACAGGTAAGGCTAAAGTAGGGAGTTTCGCCAGCGCAGTCAACCTGGCCATCGATATGATTGTTAAAAGCGATGAACCGTAA
- a CDS encoding peptidylprolyl isomerase — protein sequence MKNWRIYVLVWLLCSHFTVFSAPKEINKIVAIVNDSVILLSDLNHRLKAIKINANNINQSLPDDAILRHQILERLIVESIQLQIANKIGLKIPDEDLDKIIADIARKNRLTVDQIRSKLASENINYGTYRNEIRNQILISEVLKNAVQPRINILPQEVDSLSKLILNEKNQNMELNLSQILIPLTENPSQKEIDKAEKKANKLVSQLKKGANFAKLAIAYSADSQAFKGGTMGWKKVQELPTLFSEKLKVIHKFDIIGPIRSGVGFHILRINDLHTIFENSEDIKNQAYKILFNRKFSEQAETWIQEQRASAYVKILEHDDE from the coding sequence ATGAAAAATTGGAGAATATATGTTTTAGTATGGCTTCTATGCAGCCACTTCACTGTTTTTTCAGCACCAAAAGAAATCAATAAAATCGTTGCTATAGTGAACGATTCCGTCATACTTCTGAGCGATCTCAATCATAGGCTAAAAGCCATCAAAATAAATGCGAATAATATAAATCAATCCTTGCCCGATGATGCGATTTTAAGACATCAAATACTTGAACGGCTCATAGTAGAAAGCATTCAATTACAAATAGCTAACAAAATAGGTTTAAAAATTCCTGATGAGGATTTGGATAAAATTATTGCTGATATCGCAAGAAAAAATCGTCTGACTGTTGATCAGATTCGTAGCAAGTTGGCCTCAGAAAATATTAATTACGGTACTTATCGTAATGAAATTCGTAATCAAATATTAATTTCAGAAGTACTTAAAAACGCGGTGCAACCTCGAATCAATATCTTGCCACAAGAAGTGGATTCTTTGTCAAAGTTAATTTTAAACGAAAAAAATCAAAACATGGAGCTAAATCTCAGCCAAATTTTGATTCCTTTAACAGAGAATCCTTCCCAGAAAGAGATAGATAAAGCCGAAAAAAAAGCCAATAAATTAGTCTCTCAACTCAAAAAAGGGGCAAATTTTGCGAAATTAGCGATCGCCTATTCGGCTGACTCGCAAGCTTTTAAAGGGGGAACGATGGGTTGGAAAAAAGTGCAAGAATTACCCACCCTTTTTTCTGAAAAATTAAAAGTCATTCATAAGTTCGATATTATTGGCCCTATTCGCTCGGGGGTTGGTTTTCATATTTTACGCATTAACGATCTGCATACTATTTTTGAAAACAGTGAAGATATCAAAAACCAAGCTTACAAAATCCTGTTTAATCGTAAGTTTTCTGAACAAGCCGAGACTTGGATACAAGAGCAGAGGGCTTCAGCTTACGTTAAAATTCTTGAACACGATGATGAATGA
- the lptD gene encoding LPS assembly protein LptD translates to MNNRLLTFLITIILFLFYSEKAVSDITKQCSLSIPRYNQPLVANNHHDLPIYIQSNQTSADYPGTIIFSGNVTVKQGNSTLNANKMTLNKTQSPNSLHNPVRTTVATGDVQYFDPEIKLEGTQARSNIDTKDADIDEGNYQLVGRQGRGESDLIQIRDQNRYTILKNGTFTSCPLEDNSWNIIGSKIVFDRKKEVTKIWNARFKISKIPVFYAPYMQFYLGKERHSGFLVPTNEYSKKNNFEFTLPYYWNIAPNFDATITTKYLSKRGVQWQNEFRYLFPQGQGTMAFEWLPNDKLSKEKNKNSHRWLYYWNHSGVMDKVWRFGVNYTRISDHDYFSDLRSPYGFSTDGYAAQIFNVGYFQNHWNLMLSLKKFQVFNEGGNRNAYRAEPELEINYHKNDIGPFDMHIYGQAARFTSVSADNPKTQRFHVEPQLNLPLSNRWGNLNIETKLMATHYKQSIPKQFSDKNLQSSYNLENSVNRVIPQFTTDGTLVFDRSMEELAGFTQTLEPRVQYIYKPYKNQNNIYIYDSTLMQNDYQGLFRDRTYSGLDRIASANQVTTGLTSRIYDNNMLERFNVSIGQIYYFSPSRSGGNTQIDRSRIGSLVWAGDSFWRITDQTSLRGGMQYDTRLGSIVQSDAVMEYHHQDNNRIYQLNYRYASPEYIQASLPNVSRPNYQKGISQVGTTVSLPIKNRWFLVGAYYYDMKAHQPASELVSIQYTTCCWSVNLGYENSINGWNADNNGSQYENRFSINIQLRGLNKNDGFSTQEALQWVPLPYQKPF, encoded by the coding sequence ATGAATAATCGCTTATTAACATTTTTAATCACCATCATTTTATTCCTCTTTTACAGTGAAAAAGCCGTCTCTGATATCACAAAACAATGTTCATTAAGTATTCCTCGTTACAACCAGCCCCTGGTTGCAAATAATCACCATGATCTCCCTATTTATATTCAATCAAATCAGACATCAGCTGATTACCCTGGCACTATTATTTTTTCAGGCAATGTCACTGTTAAGCAAGGTAATAGCACTTTAAATGCCAATAAAATGACCTTAAATAAAACTCAGAGCCCAAATTCACTCCATAACCCTGTTCGTACTACGGTGGCTACTGGGGATGTCCAGTACTTTGATCCTGAAATAAAACTCGAAGGGACTCAGGCCAGGTCGAATATTGATACCAAAGATGCAGACATCGATGAAGGAAATTATCAGTTGGTTGGGCGTCAAGGTCGTGGTGAGTCGGACCTGATTCAAATACGTGATCAAAACCGTTATACCATTTTGAAAAATGGGACCTTTACTTCTTGTCCTCTTGAGGATAATAGCTGGAATATTATCGGTTCAAAAATCGTTTTTGATAGAAAAAAAGAAGTGACAAAAATATGGAATGCCCGCTTTAAAATCTCGAAAATACCTGTTTTTTATGCTCCTTATATGCAATTTTACTTGGGAAAAGAGCGACATTCTGGTTTTTTAGTGCCTACTAATGAATATTCCAAAAAAAATAATTTTGAATTTACATTACCTTATTACTGGAATATTGCGCCTAATTTTGATGCGACGATCACGACAAAATATCTGAGTAAAAGAGGGGTTCAATGGCAAAATGAATTTAGATATTTGTTTCCACAGGGCCAAGGTACTATGGCTTTTGAATGGTTACCTAATGATAAGCTTTCTAAAGAAAAAAATAAAAATAGTCACCGCTGGTTGTATTATTGGAATCATTCAGGAGTCATGGATAAAGTATGGCGATTTGGCGTGAATTATACCAGAATCAGCGATCATGATTATTTTTCTGATCTTAGATCTCCTTATGGTTTTTCTACAGATGGTTATGCCGCTCAAATTTTTAATGTAGGTTATTTCCAAAATCATTGGAATTTAATGTTGTCATTAAAGAAATTTCAAGTATTTAACGAAGGTGGAAATAGAAATGCATACCGAGCTGAGCCGGAATTAGAAATAAATTATCATAAAAACGATATCGGCCCTTTTGATATGCATATTTATGGGCAAGCAGCGAGATTTACGAGTGTGAGTGCTGATAACCCAAAGACTCAGCGCTTTCATGTAGAACCTCAGTTGAACTTGCCTCTCTCAAACAGATGGGGGAATCTTAATATTGAAACCAAGTTAATGGCGACTCATTACAAGCAATCGATCCCTAAACAGTTTTCTGATAAAAACTTGCAGTCTTCGTACAATTTAGAAAATTCTGTTAATCGTGTGATCCCACAATTTACGACTGACGGCACATTGGTATTCGATCGCTCAATGGAGGAACTCGCTGGTTTTACACAAACTTTAGAACCACGAGTACAATATATTTATAAACCTTATAAAAATCAAAACAATATTTATATTTATGATTCAACTCTGATGCAAAATGATTATCAGGGTTTATTTCGTGATCGTACCTATAGTGGCCTGGATCGTATTGCTTCGGCCAATCAAGTGACCACCGGTTTAACTTCCCGCATTTATGATAATAATATGTTAGAGCGCTTTAACGTTTCTATCGGTCAAATTTATTACTTTTCTCCTTCTCGTTCTGGCGGCAATACTCAAATTGATCGCAGTCGTATCGGTAGTTTAGTTTGGGCTGGTGACAGTTTTTGGCGTATAACGGATCAGACTAGCTTAAGAGGGGGAATGCAATATGACACCCGTTTAGGCAGCATTGTTCAAAGCGATGCCGTTATGGAATATCATCATCAGGACAATAATCGCATTTATCAATTAAATTACCGTTATGCAAGCCCCGAATATATTCAGGCTTCATTGCCGAATGTGAGTAGGCCCAATTACCAGAAAGGGATTTCACAAGTAGGTACTACGGTGAGCTTGCCCATAAAAAATCGTTGGTTTCTGGTCGGCGCTTACTACTATGATATGAAAGCACATCAACCTGCCAGCGAATTGGTTTCAATCCAATATACCACTTGCTGTTGGAGTGTTAACCTTGGCTATGAAAATAGCATTAACGGTTGGAATGCCGACAATAATGGCAGTCAGTATGAAAATAGATTTTCAATTAATATTCAATTACGTGGCTTAAATAAGAATGACGGCTTCAGTACACAAGAAGCACTGCAATGGGTTCCTTTACCTTACCAAAAACCTTTTTAA
- a CDS encoding 4-phosphoerythronate dehydrogenase, which translates to MPTDNKFKIIVDENMPYAETLFQRMGEVQLIRGREITRESLQQTDALMVRSVTPVGSELLQGTPIQFVGSATAGTDHIDISWLNQQKIHFSSAAGCNAIAVVEYVFSALFVMSERQGFCLQDKTVGIIGVGHIGSLLYQRLNALGVRTLLCDPPRASQTPVDDPVLKFWPFEKLVNQADILTFHTPLNETGLYKTLHLVDDDVLAALPENKILINTCRGKVIDNRALLKALERKKKLRAVLDVWDPEPEICLKLLALVDIGTPHIAGYTLEGKARGTFQIFSAFSQFLNQPQTIDLNALLASADFNLIQLNAEMNPGRLKQLIHLVYDVRRDDALLRKKAGIKGGFDDLRKHYQERREWSSFCVESHHLESRSLLQKLGFSVSSL; encoded by the coding sequence ATGCCGACAGATAACAAATTCAAAATTATAGTAGATGAAAATATGCCATACGCTGAAACGTTATTTCAACGTATGGGCGAGGTGCAATTAATACGTGGGCGGGAGATTACAAGAGAAAGCTTACAGCAAACAGATGCATTAATGGTTCGTTCTGTCACCCCTGTTGGTTCTGAACTTTTACAGGGAACCCCTATACAGTTTGTGGGGAGCGCGACAGCGGGTACTGATCATATCGATATTTCCTGGTTAAATCAGCAAAAAATACATTTTTCCTCTGCAGCGGGATGCAATGCGATTGCAGTTGTGGAATACGTTTTCTCTGCTCTATTCGTCATGTCAGAACGACAAGGTTTTTGCTTGCAGGATAAAACGGTCGGGATCATCGGTGTAGGACATATTGGATCTCTACTTTATCAACGTTTAAACGCATTGGGTGTGCGTACGTTACTTTGTGATCCTCCAAGAGCAAGTCAAACCCCAGTGGATGATCCCGTGCTAAAATTTTGGCCGTTCGAAAAATTAGTGAATCAGGCAGATATTTTAACTTTTCATACTCCCCTCAATGAAACGGGTTTATATAAAACTCTGCATTTAGTAGATGATGATGTGTTAGCCGCTCTTCCTGAGAATAAAATTTTGATCAACACTTGTCGCGGTAAAGTGATTGATAATCGTGCTTTACTGAAAGCTTTAGAAAGAAAGAAAAAGCTGAGGGCGGTATTGGATGTATGGGATCCGGAACCTGAAATTTGTCTGAAATTATTGGCTCTGGTAGACATCGGAACTCCTCATATAGCAGGTTACACCTTAGAAGGTAAAGCCAGAGGCACTTTTCAAATATTTTCTGCTTTTAGCCAATTTTTAAATCAACCTCAGACCATTGATCTGAATGCTTTATTAGCATCAGCAGATTTTAATCTGATTCAATTGAATGCTGAGATGAATCCAGGCAGATTAAAGCAATTAATACACCTGGTGTATGATGTGCGCCGTGATGATGCTTTGTTACGAAAAAAGGCAGGCATCAAAGGAGGATTCGATGATCTTCGTAAACATTATCAAGAACGTAGAGAATGGTCTTCTTTTTGTGTTGAATCTCATCATTTAGAAAGTCGATCACTTTTACAAAAATTGGGATTTAGTGTTTCATCTTTGTGA
- a CDS encoding aspartate-semialdehyde dehydrogenase, translating into MSDGWNVALLGATGAVGRALIEMLQECAFPIGHLYLLATKQSAGEVIRFAGKSVPVQNAAEFDWSKAQIAFFVAGRKATAFYAETASDAGCRVIDNSGLFSMDSHVPLIVPMVNPQVLSQIPYHNIVAVADSLTSQLLVAIKPLIEQMGLSRLNVTNMISVSAYGKAAVDDLAGQTAKLLNGVSPEKSVFKKQLAFNLLPLVNDEEESVYEERHLVNQIRKILQDPHLPISVSCIQAPVFYGHAQIVHFEALQPISFNQVRSELENIQNIQLFSEYDYPTQVSDLENNAVNIGCIRNDYGMPEIVQFWSVADNIRFTGAHMLIKTAELLIRERLH; encoded by the coding sequence ATGTCTGACGGTTGGAATGTTGCCCTCTTAGGTGCAACAGGTGCGGTAGGTCGAGCATTAATAGAAATGTTGCAAGAATGCGCGTTTCCAATTGGCCATTTATATCTTTTAGCTACGAAACAAAGTGCAGGTGAGGTGATTCGTTTTGCGGGAAAAAGTGTACCTGTACAAAATGCCGCTGAATTTGACTGGTCTAAAGCACAAATTGCCTTTTTTGTTGCAGGAAGAAAAGCCACCGCATTTTATGCAGAAACAGCGAGTGATGCAGGGTGCAGGGTAATCGACAATAGCGGATTATTTTCGATGGATTCTCATGTTCCATTAATAGTACCCATGGTCAATCCACAAGTGTTGTCACAGATCCCATACCATAATATCGTTGCGGTAGCAGACAGTTTAACCAGTCAATTACTGGTTGCGATTAAACCCTTGATAGAGCAAATGGGGTTATCACGTCTTAATGTGACTAATATGATCTCGGTTTCTGCTTACGGTAAAGCGGCCGTAGACGATTTAGCAGGCCAAACAGCCAAGTTACTCAATGGGGTGTCTCCAGAAAAAAGCGTTTTTAAAAAACAGTTAGCTTTTAATTTATTGCCGCTCGTCAATGATGAAGAAGAAAGTGTTTATGAAGAACGTCATCTCGTCAATCAGATCCGAAAAATACTTCAAGATCCCCATCTACCTATTTCAGTCAGCTGTATACAGGCACCCGTGTTTTATGGGCATGCTCAGATAGTTCATTTTGAAGCATTACAACCTATTTCTTTTAATCAAGTACGTAGTGAACTGGAAAATATTCAAAATATTCAATTATTTTCAGAATATGATTATCCTACCCAGGTAAGTGATCTAGAAAACAATGCTGTCAACATAGGATGTATCCGAAATGATTACGGTATGCCAGAAATAGTACAATTTTGGTCGGTTGCGGATAATATCCGCTTCACAGGAGCCCATATGCTCATCAAAACGGCCGAACTCTTAATTAGGGAACGATTGCATTAG
- the truA gene encoding tRNA pseudouridine(38-40) synthase TruA: protein MTEFYLPPLSSDLKHKIALGIEYNGYRYYGWQRQEHVPSIQSCLEHALSKIANESITVCCAGRTDAGVHATAQVVHFLTKAVRKEVSWIMGVNTYLPPDITVRWAKKVEKDFHARFSATARRYRYLIFNDRHRPALFSEGLAHYSMPLDEKKMERAAQCVLGENDFSSFRAAQCQSKTPWRYVHHLKVSRFGMHYIMVDIKANAFLHHMVRNIVGSLIEVGIGRQNEHWIAQLLALKDRTQAAVTAKASGLYLVSVDYPAHFSLPYLPLGPFFLHRE from the coding sequence GTGACAGAATTCTACTTACCCCCTTTATCGTCTGACCTAAAGCACAAAATTGCACTGGGGATTGAATACAACGGTTACCGTTATTACGGATGGCAACGTCAAGAACATGTGCCAAGCATACAAAGCTGTTTGGAGCACGCATTGTCTAAAATAGCGAATGAATCCATCACGGTGTGTTGTGCTGGGCGTACTGATGCAGGCGTTCATGCGACTGCTCAAGTTGTTCATTTCTTAACCAAAGCGGTCCGAAAAGAAGTCAGTTGGATCATGGGTGTCAACACTTATTTACCCCCCGATATTACAGTTCGTTGGGCAAAAAAAGTGGAAAAAGATTTTCATGCCCGCTTTAGCGCAACAGCCCGCCGTTATCGTTATCTTATTTTTAATGATCGTCATCGGCCTGCTCTTTTTTCAGAGGGACTCGCACATTACAGTATGCCACTCGATGAAAAAAAGATGGAACGTGCAGCACAATGCGTACTCGGAGAAAATGATTTTAGTTCATTTCGAGCCGCTCAATGTCAATCAAAAACGCCTTGGCGTTATGTGCATCATCTCAAGGTGAGCCGTTTTGGGATGCACTACATTATGGTGGATATCAAAGCGAATGCTTTTTTACATCATATGGTCCGAAATATTGTAGGAAGCTTGATAGAAGTAGGGATTGGTCGTCAAAATGAACATTGGATTGCTCAATTATTAGCTTTAAAAGATCGGACTCAAGCGGCGGTGACCGCAAAAGCCTCCGGTCTATATCTGGTTTCAGTTGATTACCCTGCGCATTTTTCTTTGCCTTATCTCCCTTTGGGGCCCTTCTTTTTACATAGAGAATAA
- a CDS encoding DedA family protein: MEFIHFFIDFILNIDIHLTELVAQYGLWVYGILFFILFCETGLVITPFLPGDSLLFISGSLASLSSNELNVHLMVCLMIIAAVIGDTLNYYIGYLFGERLFRDPNSKIFKRAYLDLADQFYKKHGGKAVILARFIPIVRTFIPFIAGIGKMSYPNFTFYNILGAFLWVLSFTYAGYFFGSLPMVQNHLKLLIVLIIVLSILPSLFGIWRHWRTSTLKNEGKR, translated from the coding sequence ATGGAATTTATCCATTTTTTCATTGATTTTATACTGAATATTGACATTCATTTAACGGAACTCGTGGCACAATACGGTCTATGGGTTTACGGAATACTGTTTTTTATTTTATTTTGTGAAACAGGTTTGGTGATAACCCCTTTCTTGCCAGGCGATTCACTGCTTTTTATCTCGGGATCATTAGCATCACTGTCTTCAAATGAGTTAAATGTTCACTTGATGGTGTGTCTGATGATCATCGCGGCTGTTATCGGTGACACATTGAATTACTACATAGGCTATCTCTTTGGAGAAAGGCTTTTTCGTGATCCAAATTCAAAAATTTTTAAACGAGCGTATCTCGACCTCGCTGATCAATTTTATAAGAAGCATGGAGGTAAGGCGGTTATTTTGGCCCGTTTTATTCCGATCGTCCGGACTTTTATTCCGTTTATTGCAGGTATAGGGAAGATGTCTTATCCCAATTTTACTTTCTATAACATCTTAGGCGCTTTTTTGTGGGTTTTGTCTTTCACTTACGCAGGATATTTTTTTGGCTCTTTGCCTATGGTACAAAATCATTTGAAATTATTGATCGTGCTCATTATCGTACTGTCGATTCTTCCGAGCCTTTTTGGAATATGGCGTCATTGGCGTACTTCAACATTAAAAAATGAAGGTAAGCGCTGA
- the accD gene encoding acetyl-CoA carboxylase, carboxyltransferase subunit beta yields MSWIERIYNKSHIIRTRKANIPEGVWTKCEKCEQILYSAELEQNLRVCPKCHHHMRISARARLHAFLDEGFRIDLAEELAPKDLLKFKDTKKYKDRLSGAQKDTGEKDALIVIKGTLFGMPLVSAAFEFSFMAGSMGSVVGARFVRAVEQALQDSCPFVCFSSSGGARMQEALTSLMQMAKTSAALAKMQESGLPYISVLTNPTFGGVSASLGMLGDINIAEPKALIGFAGPRIIEQTVREKLPSSFQSSEFLIQKGAIDMIVSRLDMRHKLASLLSKLTHQPEPSMMPYKLQNMREDSH; encoded by the coding sequence ATGAGCTGGATTGAGCGAATTTATAATAAAAGTCATATTATCCGCACTCGGAAAGCCAATATCCCAGAGGGCGTTTGGACGAAATGTGAAAAATGCGAGCAAATATTATATAGCGCAGAATTAGAGCAGAATTTAAGGGTTTGTCCCAAATGTCACCACCATATGAGGATATCGGCTCGAGCGCGGTTACATGCCTTCTTGGATGAAGGTTTTAGAATCGACTTGGCGGAAGAATTAGCACCCAAAGATCTGTTGAAATTTAAAGATACAAAAAAATATAAAGACCGCCTTTCTGGAGCACAAAAAGACACTGGTGAAAAAGATGCGCTGATAGTCATCAAAGGGACGTTGTTTGGTATGCCTCTTGTGAGCGCTGCATTTGAATTTTCTTTTATGGCGGGTTCTATGGGATCGGTCGTGGGTGCCCGTTTTGTTCGTGCCGTCGAACAAGCTTTGCAAGACAGCTGCCCCTTCGTTTGCTTTTCTTCAAGTGGGGGAGCCAGGATGCAAGAAGCGCTGACTTCCTTGATGCAAATGGCAAAAACAAGCGCGGCCCTTGCTAAAATGCAGGAATCGGGATTGCCTTATATTTCGGTTCTGACCAATCCCACTTTTGGCGGTGTTTCTGCTAGTTTGGGGATGCTCGGCGATATTAATATTGCCGAACCTAAAGCGTTAATTGGTTTTGCAGGCCCTAGAATCATTGAACAAACTGTCAGAGAAAAATTACCCTCAAGCTTTCAAAGCAGCGAATTTTTAATCCAAAAAGGCGCCATAGACATGATTGTTAGCCGTCTCGATATGCGACACAAGTTAGCCAGTCTTTTATCTAAACTGACTCATCAACCTGAACCTTCGATGATGCCATACAAATTGCAAAACATGAGAGAAGACAGTCACTGA